A single region of the Marinobacter nanhaiticus D15-8W genome encodes:
- a CDS encoding haloalkane dehalogenase, protein MRILRTEEQRFAQLPDFPFEPHYLEVAPGLRMHYVDEGSPEAEPVLMLHGEPSWSYLYRHMIPPVVEAGFRVLAPDLVGFGKSDKPASIEDYSYQSHMDWLKAWIDELGLENITLVCQDWGSLLGLRMAAEHPERFSRIIVGNGMLPTGDEKVPTVFHLWRGFAVYSPWFPISRIVQIGTARTLTDAECAAYDAPFPSSEHKAGARAFPRLVPIRPDDPASEANRAAWVALEKWTKPFVTCFSNGDPVTRGGDRYMQRRIPGAQGQPHTTLRGGHFLQEDAPEDFARIIIDACRH, encoded by the coding sequence ATGCGTATTCTTCGGACCGAGGAACAGCGCTTCGCGCAGTTGCCCGATTTTCCCTTTGAACCGCATTACCTCGAAGTCGCACCTGGTCTTCGCATGCATTACGTGGACGAAGGATCACCTGAGGCCGAGCCAGTGCTCATGCTCCACGGCGAACCGTCCTGGAGCTACCTGTACCGTCACATGATCCCGCCCGTGGTCGAAGCGGGCTTCCGGGTCCTGGCTCCAGACCTCGTCGGCTTCGGCAAGTCCGATAAGCCGGCGTCCATCGAGGACTACAGCTACCAGTCACACATGGACTGGCTCAAGGCCTGGATCGACGAACTGGGACTGGAGAACATTACGCTAGTCTGCCAGGACTGGGGTTCGCTGCTGGGCTTGAGAATGGCGGCTGAACACCCGGAACGGTTCAGCCGCATCATTGTCGGCAATGGCATGCTTCCTACCGGCGACGAGAAAGTACCAACGGTGTTCCATCTATGGCGGGGGTTTGCGGTTTACAGCCCCTGGTTCCCGATCAGCCGAATTGTGCAGATCGGCACGGCGCGCACCCTTACAGACGCCGAATGCGCAGCCTATGATGCCCCCTTCCCTTCAAGCGAGCACAAAGCGGGCGCCAGGGCTTTCCCGCGCCTGGTGCCGATCCGTCCGGACGATCCGGCCAGCGAGGCCAACCGTGCTGCCTGGGTTGCGCTTGAGAAGTGGACGAAACCGTTCGTTACCTGCTTCAGCAACGGTGATCCCGTCACCCGCGGCGGCGACCGTTACATGCAGCGGCGAATTCCTGGCGCCCAGGGTCAGCCACACACCACATTGCGTGGAGGCCACTTCCTGCAGGAGGACGCGCCCGAGGACTTTGCGCGGATCATTATCGACGCCTGTCGCCATTAG
- a CDS encoding acyl-CoA thioesterase — translation MRFDELLAGAGASSLVIPGSWGQGRATFGGLVAALAFQKMQAVVQAGRPLRALQVAFVGPVSVDEPLSFEVELLREGRAASQVEGRIKQAGETRLVALGSFGGDRESQVQVTPQPAPEVPTPDACRALDYIQGVTPEFTQHIEMRWAFGNLPFAGRADREMGGWMRFREPGSEMTDAHIIALVDAWPPAVLQHVKRPVPASSMSWSLEIVHPRPQMKADEPLLYRAEIDQAGSGYGHTHATIWNREGELVALSRQTVTVFG, via the coding sequence ATGCGTTTCGATGAACTACTGGCTGGTGCGGGCGCATCGAGCCTGGTCATTCCCGGTAGCTGGGGGCAGGGTCGGGCCACTTTTGGCGGATTGGTCGCGGCGTTGGCCTTCCAGAAGATGCAGGCCGTCGTGCAGGCGGGGCGACCGCTCAGGGCGTTGCAGGTTGCTTTTGTGGGCCCGGTTTCGGTGGACGAGCCGCTGTCGTTCGAGGTCGAGCTATTGCGGGAGGGCCGCGCTGCGAGCCAGGTTGAGGGGCGCATCAAACAGGCTGGTGAAACCCGTCTCGTGGCCCTGGGCAGTTTCGGCGGCGACCGGGAATCCCAGGTTCAGGTCACGCCACAGCCGGCACCTGAGGTGCCCACACCGGATGCCTGCCGCGCGCTTGACTATATTCAGGGTGTCACGCCTGAGTTTACGCAGCACATCGAGATGCGCTGGGCATTCGGCAATCTTCCGTTTGCTGGTAGAGCTGATCGGGAAATGGGCGGCTGGATGCGCTTCCGGGAACCCGGTAGCGAGATGACCGATGCTCATATTATCGCTCTGGTCGACGCCTGGCCGCCGGCGGTGCTACAACATGTGAAGCGGCCGGTACCGGCCAGTTCCATGAGCTGGTCCCTGGAAATCGTCCATCCGCGCCCGCAAATGAAGGCGGACGAACCGTTGCTATACCGCGCAGAGATCGACCAGGCCGGCTCAGGCTATGGTCACACCCACGCCACCATCTGGAACCGCGAGGGCGAGTTGGTAGCCCTGAGCCGGCAAACCGTAACGGTCTTCGGCTAA
- a CDS encoding DEAD/DEAH box helicase, translated as MQTQTFAELGLHPVVLEAVSAVGYETPSPIQAQAIPILLAGRNLLGMAQTGTGKTAAFALPLLSSIDPDLHAPQILVLAPTRELAIQVAEAFTTYASRFRNFQVLPIYGGQDFRPQLKALQRGAQVIVGTPGRLLDHLRRGTLKLDQLKSVVLDEADEMLRMGFIDDIEAILGKTPENCQRALFSATMPAPIRKVAQTYLANAEEVKIESQTRTVSRIAQFVLPVFAERKLDALTRILEVEPVDATIIFVRTKAETTLLAEKLMARGHAVAALNGDINQKQREQAVEDLRRGKLDVLVATDVAARGLDVPRITHVINYDVPYDSEAYIHRVGRTGRAGREGKAILLVTPRERSWLRTLERATNSPMSDYRLPPPADLQKLREQQFEAQLLGFSEDGRLDKAMALLDTIAERNDMDPAMIAGALACWLESAQPGAMPLEMPTELPVPSPASRNKRPPHKGDRRGPKPGFKKNGGGFKKGDGGRGRPGPGGKPKSKAPRR; from the coding sequence ATGCAAACACAGACTTTTGCCGAGCTAGGCCTCCATCCGGTGGTCCTCGAGGCCGTTTCAGCCGTGGGCTATGAAACCCCCTCTCCGATCCAGGCCCAGGCAATCCCCATCCTGCTCGCCGGCCGCAACCTGTTGGGCATGGCCCAGACAGGCACCGGCAAGACAGCGGCTTTTGCGCTGCCATTGCTGAGCAGTATCGATCCCGATCTTCATGCACCGCAGATCCTGGTGCTGGCTCCCACCCGGGAGTTGGCCATCCAGGTGGCTGAAGCCTTTACTACCTACGCCAGCCGCTTCCGCAACTTCCAGGTTCTGCCCATTTATGGCGGCCAGGATTTCCGCCCGCAGTTGAAAGCCCTGCAGCGTGGTGCCCAGGTTATCGTGGGTACGCCGGGTCGCCTGCTCGACCACCTGCGCCGCGGCACCCTGAAGCTGGACCAGCTCAAATCGGTGGTGCTGGATGAAGCGGACGAGATGCTGCGGATGGGCTTTATCGACGACATCGAAGCCATCCTGGGCAAGACCCCGGAGAACTGTCAGCGCGCTCTGTTCTCGGCCACGATGCCGGCACCGATCCGCAAGGTGGCTCAGACTTACCTCGCCAACGCCGAGGAAGTGAAGATCGAGAGCCAGACCCGTACGGTTTCGCGTATTGCGCAGTTCGTGCTGCCAGTCTTTGCCGAGCGCAAACTGGATGCGCTGACGCGCATCCTGGAAGTCGAGCCTGTGGACGCGACCATCATCTTCGTGCGTACCAAAGCCGAAACTACCCTGCTAGCCGAGAAGTTGATGGCGCGAGGCCACGCGGTGGCCGCCCTTAATGGCGACATCAACCAGAAGCAGCGGGAACAGGCAGTGGAAGATTTGCGTCGCGGCAAGCTTGACGTGCTGGTCGCAACCGACGTGGCAGCACGCGGACTGGACGTGCCCCGAATTACCCACGTCATCAACTATGACGTGCCCTACGACAGCGAAGCCTACATCCACCGCGTCGGCCGCACTGGTCGTGCCGGTCGAGAGGGCAAGGCCATCCTGCTGGTGACCCCGCGGGAGCGCAGTTGGCTGCGCACACTGGAACGCGCGACCAACTCCCCTATGTCCGATTACCGCCTGCCGCCACCCGCTGACCTGCAGAAGCTGCGGGAGCAACAGTTCGAGGCCCAATTGTTGGGCTTCAGCGAAGACGGTCGGCTGGACAAGGCGATGGCCCTGTTGGATACCATCGCCGAGCGCAATGATATGGACCCGGCGATGATTGCCGGTGCTCTGGCCTGCTGGCTGGAGTCGGCGCAGCCTGGCGCTATGCCGCTGGAGATGCCGACCGAATTGCCGGTGCCGTCGCCCGCCAGCCGCAACAAGCGGCCGCCGCACAAGGGTGACCGTCGCGGTCCCAAGCCGGGCTTCAAGAAGAATGGAGGCGGGTTCAAGAAAGGCGATGGTGGCCGTGGCCGACCCGGACCCGGGGGTAAACCCAAATCCAAGGCGCCACGCCGTTAG
- a CDS encoding dihydrofolate reductase gives MRKALIVAMAQNRVIGRNNALPWYLPGDLRYFKQATMGKPILMGRKTFESIGRPLPGRLNVVITRDPDWEAPTGVVAEQSLEAAYRRAEAQAELEGGDEIMIIGGGQIYADALPDIDRMYVTQVHADVEGDAWFPEVDWDQWEELGREDFSASENNPYDYSFVVYQRRSAV, from the coding sequence ATGCGCAAAGCACTGATCGTCGCCATGGCGCAAAACCGGGTCATCGGCCGTAACAATGCATTGCCCTGGTACCTGCCGGGTGACCTGCGCTACTTCAAGCAGGCAACGATGGGAAAGCCAATCCTGATGGGCCGCAAGACGTTCGAATCCATTGGCCGGCCGTTACCCGGTCGCCTGAATGTGGTCATTACCCGTGACCCCGACTGGGAGGCGCCCACCGGTGTCGTTGCCGAACAGTCTTTGGAGGCGGCTTACCGCCGTGCGGAAGCCCAGGCTGAGCTGGAAGGCGGTGACGAGATCATGATTATCGGTGGCGGGCAGATCTATGCTGACGCACTGCCGGATATCGATCGCATGTATGTGACCCAAGTACATGCGGATGTGGAAGGGGATGCCTGGTTCCCGGAAGTGGACTGGGACCAGTGGGAAGAGCTCGGACGGGAGGATTTCTCCGCGTCCGAGAACAATCCATACGACTACAGCTTCGTGGTCTATCAGCGCCGCTCGGCAGTCTAA
- a CDS encoding thymidylate synthase: MKAYLDLMRDVVDNGIDKGDRTGVGTRSVFGRQMRFDLGKGFPLVTTKKVHLRSIIYELLWFLNGSTDNNWLRERKVSIWNEWALENGDLGPIYGKQWRSWQCPNGDVVDQIAEVVRQIQTKPNSRRLIVSAWNPAELPDETISPQENVEQGRMALAPCHCLFQFYVANGKLSCQLYQRSADLFLGVPFNIASYSLLTHMIAQQCDLDVGEFVHTFGDCHLYQNHLTDDIVFEQLKREPRPLPRLHIRRKPDSLFEYELEDFEFEGYDPMPVIKAPIAV; encoded by the coding sequence ATGAAAGCCTATCTGGATTTGATGCGCGATGTGGTGGATAACGGTATCGACAAGGGCGACCGCACCGGTGTCGGTACACGCTCGGTGTTCGGGCGCCAGATGCGTTTCGACCTGGGTAAAGGTTTCCCGCTGGTAACAACCAAGAAAGTGCACCTGCGCAGCATCATTTATGAATTGCTATGGTTCCTGAACGGATCCACCGATAACAACTGGCTGCGCGAGCGCAAGGTCAGCATCTGGAACGAGTGGGCGCTTGAGAATGGTGACCTGGGGCCGATCTACGGCAAGCAGTGGCGCAGTTGGCAGTGCCCGAACGGCGATGTGGTGGACCAGATTGCCGAAGTCGTGCGCCAGATCCAGACCAAGCCGAACTCCCGCAGGCTGATTGTATCGGCCTGGAATCCAGCGGAATTACCGGACGAAACCATCAGTCCACAGGAAAATGTCGAGCAGGGCCGCATGGCGCTGGCGCCGTGTCACTGCCTGTTCCAGTTCTACGTGGCTAACGGCAAGTTATCCTGCCAGCTATACCAGCGCAGTGCCGACCTGTTCCTAGGGGTGCCTTTCAATATCGCCTCCTATAGCCTGTTGACCCATATGATCGCCCAACAGTGCGACTTGGATGTGGGTGAGTTCGTCCACACCTTCGGCGATTGTCACCTCTACCAGAACCACTTGACCGATGACATCGTCTTCGAACAACTCAAGCGCGAGCCGCGCCCGCTGCCCCGGCTGCATATCCGCCGCAAGCCGGACAGTCTGTTCGAGTACGAGCTGGAGGATTTCGAATTCGAGGGTTACGATCCCATGCCGGTAATCAAAGCACCGATTGCGGTTTGA
- the lgt gene encoding prolipoprotein diacylglyceryl transferase: MLRHPQFDPVAFSLGPLKVHWYGLTYLVGFVVGWWLGRIRARKPWSPINEEQMGDLLFYIALGVVLGGRFGYVVFYNFETFLADPLWLLRVWEGGMSFHGGLIGVLLAMWWFGRKVNRHFFQIADFVAPLVPVGLGAGRIGNFINGELWGRPTDVSWGMVFPQAPDLLPRHPSQLYQFAMEGVLLFIALWWFSSKPRPRMAVSGLFLVLYGCFRIVAEFYRQPDAQLGYLAWGWVTMGQLLSLPMVVAGLILMVFAYGAERSKAS; this comes from the coding sequence ATGCTGCGTCACCCACAATTCGATCCGGTCGCGTTCTCACTCGGGCCGCTCAAGGTTCATTGGTACGGCCTGACCTACCTGGTGGGCTTTGTCGTTGGCTGGTGGTTGGGGCGGATAAGGGCGCGCAAGCCCTGGTCGCCGATCAACGAGGAGCAGATGGGCGACCTGCTGTTCTATATCGCGTTGGGCGTAGTGCTGGGTGGCCGCTTTGGCTACGTTGTCTTCTACAACTTCGAGACGTTCCTGGCTGACCCGCTTTGGCTACTCCGCGTTTGGGAAGGTGGTATGTCCTTCCACGGCGGGCTGATTGGCGTGTTGCTAGCGATGTGGTGGTTCGGCCGCAAGGTGAATCGGCACTTCTTCCAGATCGCTGATTTTGTGGCGCCGTTGGTACCGGTGGGGCTGGGCGCCGGTCGTATCGGCAACTTCATTAACGGCGAGCTCTGGGGGCGGCCCACCGATGTATCCTGGGGCATGGTTTTTCCCCAGGCGCCGGACCTGTTGCCGCGTCACCCGTCGCAGCTCTACCAGTTTGCGATGGAAGGCGTATTGCTGTTCATCGCCCTGTGGTGGTTCTCGTCCAAGCCGCGTCCGCGCATGGCGGTTTCCGGCCTGTTCCTGGTGCTGTATGGTTGCTTCCGCATTGTTGCGGAGTTCTATCGCCAGCCGGACGCCCAGTTGGGTTACCTGGCATGGGGCTGGGTCACTATGGGGCAGCTTCTGTCTCTGCCTATGGTGGTCGCGGGATTGATATTGATGGTGTTTGCCTACGGGGCAGAGAGGAGTAAGGCGTCATGA
- a CDS encoding sulfite exporter TauE/SafE family protein codes for MLFVVYMALGALAGTLAGLFGIGGGLVIVPVLIFSFSMQGVSGDVAAHLAVGTSLATIVFTSISSIRSHHRHGAVLWPIFRPMMLGIVAGAIFGAYTAALLPGAVLQVIIGIFVIVVAGIMLFNIKPAPGRSVPRSPGLVAAGSGIGWASAIFGIGGGTLTVPFLSWCNVRMQQAVGTSAACGLPIAAAGAVANIFTGRGEIGLPEYSVGFIYLPALGGIVLTSVIFARIGAGLAHRLDAVLLKRIFALFLLVVGIRFLI; via the coding sequence ATGTTATTTGTGGTGTACATGGCGCTGGGCGCCCTTGCGGGTACACTTGCCGGGCTTTTCGGCATCGGCGGTGGCCTTGTGATCGTGCCGGTGCTCATCTTCAGTTTTAGCATGCAGGGCGTCAGCGGTGATGTTGCCGCCCACCTGGCTGTCGGCACATCCTTGGCGACCATCGTTTTTACCTCGATCAGTTCCATCCGTTCCCACCACCGGCATGGCGCCGTTCTGTGGCCGATCTTCCGCCCAATGATGCTGGGGATCGTGGCGGGCGCGATCTTTGGTGCCTATACCGCCGCTTTGCTGCCGGGTGCAGTATTGCAGGTCATTATCGGGATTTTTGTCATCGTCGTGGCCGGCATCATGTTGTTCAATATCAAGCCGGCCCCGGGTCGTAGCGTGCCGCGTAGCCCGGGGCTGGTTGCTGCGGGTAGTGGTATCGGTTGGGCATCGGCCATCTTTGGTATCGGTGGCGGCACCTTAACCGTGCCGTTCCTGAGTTGGTGTAATGTGCGTATGCAGCAGGCGGTAGGAACGTCCGCCGCGTGTGGGTTGCCCATAGCCGCTGCCGGTGCGGTGGCCAATATTTTTACCGGTCGGGGGGAGATTGGCCTGCCTGAGTACAGTGTGGGCTTTATCTACCTGCCGGCCCTGGGCGGCATCGTCCTGACCAGCGTGATCTTTGCACGTATCGGCGCGGGTCTGGCACATCGGCTTGACGCTGTGCTGCTGAAGCGCATTTTCGCACTGTTCCTGCTGGTTGTGGGTATCCGCTTCCTGATCTGA
- a CDS encoding NRDE family protein: MCLILFAIDQHPDLPLVVAANRDEFYDRPTRAMHWWPSPDILAGQDKQSGGTWLAVTRSGNVAAVTNFRDGQPGKGAWSRGQLPLWALTAEQAELERRLGESQHQFAGYNLVWATSADGWYYSNRDSHPGRGLHRGTYGLSNHLLQSPWPKLVRLRKTLTQLMHEAPAEELHESLTQALMDTSPAPDTYLPDTGVGLETERFLSSPFIRSDTYGTRATTIVSVHGDGRVNVTEQAWLREGATGERVSFSWNRLQE; the protein is encoded by the coding sequence ATGTGCCTGATTCTTTTTGCGATCGACCAACACCCGGACTTGCCGCTTGTAGTGGCCGCGAATCGCGACGAATTCTACGATCGCCCTACCCGTGCCATGCATTGGTGGCCGTCACCCGATATCCTTGCCGGCCAGGATAAGCAATCCGGGGGAACATGGCTGGCGGTCACCCGTTCAGGCAATGTCGCGGCCGTCACCAACTTCCGCGATGGCCAGCCGGGAAAAGGTGCCTGGTCGCGAGGCCAACTGCCGCTTTGGGCGTTGACGGCAGAGCAGGCCGAACTCGAACGCCGGCTCGGTGAATCTCAGCATCAGTTCGCTGGCTACAACCTTGTTTGGGCGACATCTGCCGACGGCTGGTATTACAGTAATCGCGACAGCCACCCCGGCCGCGGGCTGCATCGTGGAACTTATGGCCTCAGCAATCACTTGTTGCAGAGTCCATGGCCCAAGCTGGTACGCCTGCGCAAGACCCTGACGCAGTTGATGCACGAAGCACCAGCGGAAGAGCTTCACGAATCGCTGACCCAGGCGCTGATGGACACCTCACCGGCGCCCGACACGTACCTGCCGGATACCGGCGTCGGCCTGGAAACCGAACGATTCCTGTCATCCCCGTTTATCCGCAGCGACACTTACGGCACGCGTGCCACCACCATCGTCTCGGTACATGGTGACGGCCGGGTCAACGTAACCGAACAGGCTTGGCTGCGGGAGGGCGCCACCGGTGAGCGGGTGAGTTTCAGTTGGAACCGGCTTCAGGAATGA
- a CDS encoding PilZ domain-containing protein, with the protein MWQGEERRRFYRVDDKVALRYVRLSDRASLSAELADISLRTRQVDLDLALDQALAKLAETAPETREVIDLLNRKLDLVLEALGEEVQGLECGSLVTREINLSVGGLSFRAEEEMVDQESLLVDLLFYPERRTIRALARVVGVVPEQGGYRVHLDFDRITDTDRELLMSHIMRLQSSKLRERDTAARDHS; encoded by the coding sequence ATGTGGCAGGGTGAAGAACGCAGGCGTTTCTATCGGGTCGACGACAAGGTGGCGTTGCGCTACGTGAGGCTCTCGGACCGGGCATCGCTATCCGCCGAGCTGGCGGATATCTCCTTACGCACGCGGCAGGTGGACCTGGATCTCGCCCTGGACCAGGCTCTAGCGAAGCTGGCTGAGACAGCGCCGGAAACCCGCGAAGTCATCGATCTGCTCAATCGCAAACTGGATCTGGTCCTTGAGGCGCTGGGCGAGGAGGTCCAGGGCCTGGAGTGTGGCAGCCTGGTCACCCGCGAGATCAACCTGAGCGTCGGGGGCCTGTCCTTTAGGGCAGAGGAAGAGATGGTGGACCAGGAGTCTCTACTGGTGGACCTGCTGTTCTACCCGGAACGTCGAACTATTCGCGCTCTGGCCCGTGTCGTGGGCGTTGTACCCGAACAGGGCGGTTACCGGGTCCATCTGGACTTTGACCGGATCACCGATACCGATCGCGAGCTGCTGATGAGTCACATCATGCGGTTGCAGAGTTCGAAATTGCGCGAACGCGATACCGCTGCCCGGGATCATTCCTGA
- a CDS encoding exodeoxyribonuclease VII small subunit translates to MTDETGVTIADFEKSLNELEALVRDLEQGDLPLEKSLAAFERGVRLTRECQQALRQAEQRVEQLVKVDDDTLETRPFNVDDEGQ, encoded by the coding sequence ATGACTGACGAGACCGGCGTCACTATTGCCGACTTCGAAAAATCCCTGAACGAACTCGAGGCCCTGGTCCGCGACCTGGAGCAAGGCGACCTGCCCCTGGAGAAATCCCTCGCTGCCTTCGAACGCGGTGTGCGCCTGACTCGCGAATGCCAGCAAGCCCTGCGCCAGGCGGAGCAGCGGGTCGAGCAGCTAGTCAAGGTCGACGACGACACTCTGGAAACCCGTCCGTTCAACGTGGACGACGAGGGCCAATGA
- a CDS encoding polyprenyl synthetase family protein, with product MSDTPQTPDNPFTPWREAIESTLDNWLGETQPAQARLQDAMRYAVLGGGKRIRPVLAMAAAVAAGSDADKALVPGCAVELIHAYSLIHDDLPAMDDDALRRGKPTVHIAFDEATAILAGDALQSLAFEVLGDRGEFGAETRVRMLKTLSRASGRSGMVGGQAIDLGAVGRTLQLEELQHMHRCKTGALIEASVRLGALASERADGATLEALQIYSRALGLAFQVQDDLLDVEGATATIGKPQGSDAARNKPTYPACLGIDGARAHLRCLQEEAVTALTIFSSGADPLRQIADFVVTRTH from the coding sequence ATGAGCGACACCCCGCAGACCCCAGACAATCCGTTTACGCCTTGGCGCGAGGCCATCGAGTCCACACTGGACAACTGGCTGGGCGAAACGCAGCCTGCACAGGCCCGGTTGCAGGATGCCATGCGCTATGCCGTGCTCGGCGGAGGCAAACGCATCCGTCCAGTACTGGCGATGGCCGCCGCCGTGGCCGCTGGCAGCGATGCAGACAAGGCCTTGGTACCGGGTTGTGCAGTGGAGCTGATCCACGCCTACTCACTGATCCATGATGACCTGCCCGCTATGGACGACGACGCCCTGCGGCGCGGCAAACCGACGGTCCATATCGCTTTCGACGAGGCTACAGCCATATTGGCCGGCGACGCCCTCCAGAGTCTCGCTTTCGAAGTTTTGGGCGACCGCGGCGAGTTCGGTGCCGAAACCCGGGTGCGTATGCTTAAGACCCTGAGCCGAGCCAGTGGTCGCTCCGGCATGGTGGGCGGCCAGGCCATCGACCTCGGTGCCGTTGGTCGAACTTTGCAGTTGGAAGAGCTACAACACATGCACCGCTGCAAGACCGGCGCACTCATCGAGGCCAGCGTGAGACTCGGCGCTCTGGCCTCGGAAAGGGCTGATGGTGCTACGCTCGAGGCCCTGCAGATCTATTCCCGGGCACTGGGCCTGGCATTCCAGGTCCAGGACGACCTGCTGGATGTGGAAGGCGCCACGGCTACCATCGGCAAGCCTCAAGGCTCGGATGCTGCGCGGAACAAACCGACCTATCCAGCCTGCCTGGGTATTGACGGGGCCCGCGCCCATCTTCGATGCTTGCAGGAAGAGGCTGTTACGGCGCTGACGATTTTCAGCAGCGGCGCCGATCCGCTACGCCAGATCGCCGATTTTGTGGTAACCCGCACACATTGA
- the dxs gene encoding 1-deoxy-D-xylulose-5-phosphate synthase: MHDTTIFKEIPSRQPNTPLLDRVDTPEQLRELDEDQLSQLAGELRAFLLWSVGQSGGHFGAGLGVLELTVALHYVFNTPDDRLVWDVGHQAYPHKILTGRRARMGTVRKKEGLAGFPKRGESDYDTFGVGHSSTSISAALGMAVAAKMQQSNRKSIAVIGDGAMTAGMAFEALNHAGHLRANMLVILNDNDMSISQNVGGLSNYFAKLLASRTYNQVRDGSKKVLQGAPHLMAIARKTEEHFKGLISGGTLFEELGFNYIGPIDGHDLPLLVDTLQNLRELEGPQFLHIVTKKGKGFAPAEADPIGYHAINKIEPKPPVTPADTKPAPKKLKYANVFGQWLCDAAEQDERIVGITPAMCEGSDLVQFSQRFPDRYYDVAIAEQHAVTLAAGLACDGVKPVVAIYSTFLQRAYDQLIHDVAIQDLDVLFAIDRAGLVGEDGPTHAGSFDLTYLRCIPNMIVMAPSDENETRLLLQTGLSHEGPAAVRYPRGTGPGAETDKELKTLPIGKGRVVREGKRIAILNFGTLLASAMPAAEALDATVADMRFVKPLDTDLIETLVEQHDVIVTLEENAVAGGAGSAVSEFLNAEGIAASLLHIGLPDRFVDHGKHGELLAECGLDPAGIQATIEARLAQISDLQALRAVK, from the coding sequence ATGCACGATACGACCATATTCAAGGAGATTCCTTCGCGCCAGCCCAACACGCCGTTACTGGATCGGGTCGACACACCCGAACAGCTGCGCGAGCTGGACGAAGATCAGTTGTCCCAACTGGCTGGGGAACTCCGCGCGTTCCTGCTCTGGAGTGTAGGCCAGTCCGGTGGCCACTTCGGCGCAGGACTGGGCGTACTGGAACTTACCGTCGCGCTTCACTACGTCTTCAATACGCCTGATGACCGGCTGGTCTGGGATGTGGGCCATCAGGCCTACCCACACAAGATCCTCACCGGACGCCGCGCGCGCATGGGCACCGTCCGCAAGAAGGAAGGCCTGGCCGGTTTTCCCAAGCGTGGCGAGAGCGATTACGACACCTTCGGTGTAGGCCATTCCAGCACCTCTATCAGTGCAGCACTGGGTATGGCGGTCGCAGCGAAGATGCAGCAGTCGAACCGTAAGTCAATTGCCGTCATTGGCGATGGTGCCATGACCGCCGGAATGGCCTTTGAGGCGCTCAACCATGCGGGCCACCTGCGCGCCAACATGTTGGTCATCCTCAACGACAACGACATGTCCATCTCCCAGAATGTGGGTGGCCTGTCGAACTACTTTGCCAAGTTGCTGGCCAGCCGCACCTACAACCAGGTTCGCGACGGCAGCAAGAAGGTCCTTCAGGGCGCGCCGCACCTGATGGCCATTGCACGCAAGACGGAGGAGCACTTCAAGGGATTGATCTCCGGCGGCACCCTGTTCGAGGAACTGGGTTTCAACTACATCGGCCCGATCGACGGCCACGACCTGCCGCTACTGGTGGATACCCTACAGAACCTGCGCGAGCTGGAAGGCCCGCAGTTCCTCCATATCGTGACGAAGAAGGGCAAGGGCTTCGCGCCGGCGGAGGCCGACCCGATCGGCTACCACGCCATTAACAAGATCGAGCCCAAGCCCCCGGTAACACCGGCCGATACCAAGCCGGCGCCCAAAAAGCTGAAGTACGCCAACGTTTTCGGCCAATGGCTGTGCGATGCCGCCGAGCAGGACGAGCGTATCGTGGGCATCACTCCCGCCATGTGCGAAGGTTCAGATCTGGTCCAGTTCAGCCAGCGTTTTCCCGATCGCTACTATGACGTGGCGATCGCCGAACAGCATGCCGTGACCCTTGCGGCCGGGCTGGCCTGCGATGGCGTCAAACCCGTGGTGGCTATCTACTCCACGTTCCTGCAGCGGGCCTATGATCAGCTAATCCACGATGTCGCCATCCAAGACCTCGACGTACTCTTCGCCATCGACCGCGCGGGCCTGGTAGGTGAGGACGGGCCGACGCACGCCGGCTCCTTCGACCTCACCTATCTGCGCTGCATCCCCAACATGATCGTGATGGCGCCTTCGGACGAGAACGAAACGCGGCTGCTATTGCAAACCGGCTTAAGCCATGAAGGCCCGGCTGCCGTGCGCTATCCCCGGGGCACGGGCCCCGGCGCCGAAACCGATAAGGAACTGAAGACCCTGCCGATCGGCAAAGGTCGCGTGGTTCGTGAGGGCAAGCGAATTGCGATCCTCAACTTCGGCACCCTGCTCGCATCGGCCATGCCGGCCGCAGAGGCCCTCGACGCCACCGTCGCCGATATGCGCTTCGTCAAGCCCTTGGATACGGACCTGATCGAGACACTGGTAGAACAGCATGATGTGATCGTCACGCTGGAAGAGAATGCAGTGGCCGGCGGTGCCGGCAGTGCGGTTTCGGAATTCCTCAACGCTGAAGGTATTGCGGCATCATTGCTGCATATCGGCTTGCCCGACCGGTTCGTCGATCACGGCAAGCATGGAGAGCTCCTGGCGGAGTGTGGGCTGGATCCCGCGGGCATCCAGGCAACCATCGAAGCGCGCCTGGCGCAGATTAGTGATCTGCAGGCATTGCGGGCGGTCAAGTAA